The region GCCTTCCTCGAGGCTCCACGCTTCGCTGCGGGTCGCCTGGAAGTACAGGTCCGCGTAGTCGACGCGATGCGTGAAGATGTCGGCGATCGTGCGCGTGAGCAGGCTTTCGTCGAGGCCGTACGGCGTGAGGAGGATGTCCTTCGCCAGCGCAAGGTTGCGGATGCCGGGTTCGATGATGTTCATGCGGGTATCGAGGGTCTCAAAAAGTTGTCGGGTGCGTTCTGGGCAGATGGGTTGGCCGGGCGGCGTTTCAAGCGTCCGCGCGGGTGGCGCTCAGGTCAGCACGCGATGCCGCCACGCGGGCAGGCTCTGGCGCACGTCGGCGATGCGCTGCGGATCGAGCGCGCCGATCACGACGCTCGCGCCTTCGTCGCGAACCGCGACGATCTCACCCCACGGGTCGATCAGCATGCTGTGGCCCCAGGTGCGCCGGCCGTTCTCGTGCTTGCCGCCTTGCGCGGCCGCGAGCACGTAACACTGGTTCTCGACGGCCCGCGCGCGCAGCAGCATTTCCCAATGCGCGCGGCCGGTCGTGTACGTAAACGCCGACGGCACGACGATCAGCGCGCAGTCGCCCATCCTGCGATACAGCTCCGGAAAGCGCAGATCGTAACAGACCGACAGGCCGACCTTCCCGAACGGCGCGTCGAATGCAACGACGGTGTTGCCCGCGCGGATCGTGCGCGCCTCGTCGAACGATTCGTCGCCTTTCTCGAAGTTGAACAGATGGATCTTGTCGTAGCGAGCGGCCTCGCGGCCGGACGGGTCGAACACGAGCGTCGTGTTCAGCACGCGATCGGGTTCCGGCGCCTTCAACGGCAGCGTGCCGCCGATGACCCAGATGCCGTGACGCTGCGCGGCGTCCGCCAGAAACCGCTGGATCGGGCCGTCGCGATAGGGTTCGGCAAGCGCGAGCTTGTCGGTGTCCCGGTGGCCCATGAAGCAGAAATACTCGGGCAGCAGCACGAGCTGGGCGCCGTCGCCGGCCGCTTCCGCGATCAGGCGGCCGGCTTCGGCGAGATTGCGCGCGACGTCCGGCGTGCTCACCATCTGCAGCGCGGCCACCCGAAAAGGCGTGGCGGAACGGGTGTGATCGGTCATCGCAGGATCGGTTGCGTGATAAATAGGGT is a window of Burkholderia latens DNA encoding:
- a CDS encoding carbon-nitrogen hydrolase family protein codes for the protein MTDHTRSATPFRVAALQMVSTPDVARNLAEAGRLIAEAAGDGAQLVLLPEYFCFMGHRDTDKLALAEPYRDGPIQRFLADAAQRHGIWVIGGTLPLKAPEPDRVLNTTLVFDPSGREAARYDKIHLFNFEKGDESFDEARTIRAGNTVVAFDAPFGKVGLSVCYDLRFPELYRRMGDCALIVVPSAFTYTTGRAHWEMLLRARAVENQCYVLAAAQGGKHENGRRTWGHSMLIDPWGEIVAVRDEGASVVIGALDPQRIADVRQSLPAWRHRVLT